The following are from one region of the Silurus meridionalis isolate SWU-2019-XX chromosome 25, ASM1480568v1, whole genome shotgun sequence genome:
- the yipf6 gene encoding protein YIPF6 yields the protein MADVEELNKPLFAGLSDVSIADDIPVEGQITVPVNSSSANDEISTLDEPVKDTILRDLKAVGQKFVHVLYPKKSSALLRDWDLWGPLLLCVSLALMLQGGSVDSKDDGGPQFAEVFVIVWFGSIIITVNSKLLGGTISFFQSLCVLGYCILPLTAAMLVCRLVLLSSSGITSFIVRLVVVSASFGWSTFASTAFLADSQPPNRKALAIYPVFLFYFVIGWMILTFSPS from the exons ATGGCGGATGTGGAGGAGTTGAACAAACCACTG tttgcaGGGTTATCAGATGTTTCCATAGCAGATGATATCCCTGTGGAAGGTCAGATCACAGTCCCCGTGAATTCCTCGAGTGCCAATGATGAGATCTCCACGCTGGATGAACCTGTGAAGGACACCATT ttaaGGGATTTAAAGGCAGTAGGTCAGAAGTTTGTGCACGTGCTGTACCCGAAGAAAAGCTCTGCTTTATTGCGAGACT GGGATTTGTGGGGACCTTTGCTGTTGTGTGTTTCTCTGGCATT gatgtTGCAGGGTGGATCTGTAGACAGTAAAGATGATGGAGGTCCTCAGTTTGCCGAAGTTTTTGTTATTGTCTGGTTCGGTTCGATCATCATCACAGTCAACTCTAAACTTCTGGGAGGAACCAT atcgTTTTTCCAGAGCCTGTGTGTGTTAGGTTATTGTATCCTCCCCCTGAcggcagccatgttggtttgTCGTCTCGTGTTGCTCAGCTCCAGCGGAATTACCAGCTTCATTGTCCGGCTTGTGGTCGTCAGCGCCTCCTTTGGCTGGTCGACGTTTG cctccacagcatTCCTCGCTGACAGTCAGCCACCCAATCGGAAAGCTCTCGCCATTTACCCGGTTTTTCTCTTCTACTTTGTGATTGGTTGGATGATCCTtaccttctctccatcataa